One window of the Branchiostoma lanceolatum isolate klBraLanc5 chromosome 3, klBraLanc5.hap2, whole genome shotgun sequence genome contains the following:
- the LOC136429386 gene encoding olfactory receptor 4F6-like, which produces MEGETDGPLEEDGVNHVPFLGSTSRDLQTTYLVFSLVLSVGSGLLLIFLVWKKERLQKPSNFLRCNLAVDDIIFTSCLIPIRIYALFRQDEHLFCSARSLVAPVFLLSMSSTYLMMAIDLYHFVCNPLHYHDKVTTKRVVVGILTIRAFSLFFGLAPVAFGGLPENSLFCEYDPANSAAVSAIFRNINLFVFLLATLSALALYCRVFKEARRQQERDENRDLWVFQTKAFKTMAPHAIVLTVSVTTIIFQVAMARALISKEQMLQYALIVIDHVAILLFLTVSSIANPIIHSFRLPEFRRACKELCGLPTKQPAASAPRHQDMRIAAIAGPDREQGAPATELTPARTSANSLKPTVKDAPSDQAQKQTQADMNPGLAYGTEYRGHRNALERPFHLTVRAEVHAEPTPCSGEYTMDTLPEQLILEAESAHVSTSTLNTATEGATVRHTVNRFASGRPLARPKLAWE; this is translated from the coding sequence ATGGAAGGAGAAACTGATGGTCCGTTAGAAGAAGATGGTGTCAACCATGTTCCATTTCTCGGGTCAACATCTCGAGATCTCCAGACGACATACCTCGTCTTTAGCCTAGTGCTGTCCGTGGGATCGGGGCTACTGCTCATTTTCTTGGTTTGGAAAAAAGAGCGTCTGCAAAAACCGAGCAACTTCCTCCGCTGCAACCTGGCTGTCGACGACATCATCTTCACCAGTTGCTTGATTCCCATCCGTATCTACGCACTTTTCAGGCAAGATGAGCACCTGTTTTGCTCGGCTAGATCACTGGTAGCACCCGTATTTCTTCTGTCTATGTCTAGTACCTACCTCATGATGGCGATAGATCTGTATCATTTTGTGTGCAATCCTCTACACTACCACGACAAAGTCACCACAAAACGTGTGGTTGTGGGCATCTTGACCATTAGGGCATTCTCCTTGTTCTTCGGACTGGCTCCCGTGGCTTTCGGCGGACTGCCCGAAAACAGCCTGTTTTGTGAGTACGACCCTGCAAACAGTGCTGCCGTATCTGCCATTTTCAGAAACATCAACTTGTTTGTCTTCTTACTTGCCACTCTCTCCGCTCTCGCGCTCTACTGCCGCGTCTTCAAGGAAGCCAGGAGACAACAGGAAAGGGACGAGAACCGCGACCTGTGGGTCTTCCAGACCAAGGCATTCAAAACGATGGCGCCGCATGCCATTGTTCTGACTGTATCCGTAACTACTATCATTTTCCAGGTGGCCATGGCGCGAGCTTTGATCAGTAAAGAACAAATGTTGCAGTATGCCCTGATCGTCATTGATCACGTAGCCATCCTCCTGTTCCTGACGGTATCATCCATTGCCAACCCCATCATACACAGCTTTCGGCTCCCAGAGTTTCGTCGAGCCTGTAAGGAGCTGTGTGGATTGCCGACCAAACAACCTGCAGCATCGGCACCGCGGCATCAGGACATGAGGATAGCCGCCATCGCTGGTCCCGATCGCGAGCAAGGCGCGCCGGCCACAGAATTGACGCCAGCTCGAACCTCTGCAAACAGCCTGAAGCCGACGGTGAAGGACGCACCTTCCGACCAAGCGCAAAAGCAGacacaggcagacatgaacccGGGACTAGCGTATGGTACAGAGTACCGTGGCCATAGGAACGCTTTAGAGCGACCATTCCATCTAACAGTAAGGGCAGAAGTACACGCTGAACCAACACCATGTTCCGGAGAGTACACCATGGACACTCTTCCCGAACAACTGATCTTGGAGGCTGAATCAGCACACGTCTCTACATCAACGTTGAACACCGCGACCGAGGGGGCAACAGTACGACACACCGTGAACCGGTTCGCTTCAGGGCGCCCACTCGCGCGTCCGAAGTTGGCCTGGGAGTGA
- the LOC136430142 gene encoding uncharacterized protein has product MTLRQPHKRRCKNGPSQTHFTACYQVTQQTAEMWKHLLFSAATLAWTASSQGQEFLTTIDGWEFFKVPSPGVMSNTNVKATCEAAGMSYPCYDVSETCDHGRHWTPGCISFNVDGGHLSCHTPTVLSLALCGHTIPRYCQQLDDTFVYNPGSWSGDSAYGTDFQTASNLFGAFHHDKIALCAVDPTSAPSATDVPKVTDVTDVPDAPSVTDVPKVTDGTDRPDVTDIPKVTDVTDGFDVTDGYDVTDGYDVTDGNDITDVPKVTDGPDGPIDVITG; this is encoded by the exons ATGACCTTGAGACAACCACATAAACGTCGGTGTAAAAACGGCCCCTCACAGACTCACTTCACGGCGTGTTATCAAGTGACTCAACAGACAGCAGAGATGTGGAAACATTTGCTATTCTCCGCCGCTACTTTGGCCTGGACGGCCTCTTCACAAG GACAGGAGTTTCTGACAACCATAGATGGTTGGGAATTCTTCAAGGTTCCTTCTCCAGGGGTCATGTCCAATACCAACGTCAAGGCGACGTGTGAGGCAGCGGGAATGAGCTACCCCTGCTATGACGTGAGTGAAACCTGTGACCACGGCAGACACTGGACACCAGGATGCATCAGCTTTAACGTCGACGGCGGGCACCTGAGCTGCCACACCCCGACCGTCCTGTCTCTCGCCTTGTGCGGCCACACCATCCCCAGGTACTGTCAACAGCTGGACGACACGTTTGTGTACAACCCCGGGAGCTGGAGCGGGGACAGCGCCTACGGAACGGACTTTCAGACAGCCTCCAACCTGTTCGGGGCCTTCCACCACGACAAGATTGCCTTGTGTGCAG TGGACCCCACCAGCGCCCCAAGTGCCACTGACGTTCCCAAAGTCACTGACGTCACCGACGTCCCCGACGCCCCCAGCGTCACCGACGTTCCCAAAGTCACGGACGGCACCGACCGCCCCGACGTAACAGACATCCCCAAAGTCACTGACGTCACCGACGGTTTCGACGTCACCGACGGTTACGACGTCACTGACGGATACGACGTCACCGACGGTAACGACATAACCGATGTCCCTAAAGTCACAGATGGCCCCGACGGCCCCATCGACGTCATCACAGGTTGA